A DNA window from Takifugu flavidus isolate HTHZ2018 unplaced genomic scaffold, ASM371156v2 ctg631, whole genome shotgun sequence contains the following coding sequences:
- the LOC130520994 gene encoding UDP-glucuronosyltransferase 2A2-like, protein MRVDFVFEYPRPTMPNVVYIGGFQCKPAKPLPEHLEEFVQSSGEHRVIIMSLGTFIAELPQDLADQIAAAFAKMPQKVIWRYKGAKPATLGNNTLLVDWMPQNDLLGHPKTKLFVAHGGTNGVQEALYHGVPIIGLPLIFDQPDNVHRLEVRGAGKVLDFF, encoded by the coding sequence ATGAGAGTGGACTTTGTGTTTGAGTATCCCCGTCCCACCATGCCTAATGTCGTCTATATTGGAGGGTTCCAGTGTAAACCCGCCAAGCCTTTACCTGAACACCTGGAAGAGTTTGTGCAGAGTTCAGGAGAACACAGAGTCATCATCATGTCTCTGGGGACTTTCATTGCTGAGCTTCCTCAGGATCTGGCTGATCAGATCGCTGCAGCTTTTGCTAAAATGCCTCAGAAGGTCATCTGGAGATATAAGGGTGCCAAACCAGCAACTCTGGGCAACAACACTTTACTGGTGGACTGGATGCCTCAGAATGATCTCTTAGGACATcccaaaacaaagctgtttgtgGCTCATGGAGGAACGAACGGGGTCCAGGAAGCTCTGTATCACGGAGTCCCCATCATTGGACTTCCTCTGATTTTTGATCAACCTGATAATGTGCATAGACTTGAAGTGAGGGGTGCAGGGAAGgtcctggattttttttaa